The following coding sequences are from one Selenomonas sputigena ATCC 35185 window:
- a CDS encoding tetratricopeptide repeat protein: MKKGMKTAALAAILAGSAAWCGCLPVAASAVDDALARTLGTFTPAAPVEPQKPKAEQREEQKQVQETQPKNPPEQKQEPVREDRREQKPASNAAASRDAAKPAQTLPKPDAGKMAQELPKEQGEVAGQSPDFAAIQSGIASYQKRDLDAAYREFSRAIAINGENPTAFVNRGIVLRDMKRYEEAQKDFLTAQSFDSQNALIEFEMGLTALAQNDSGTAFAHMDRAVALQPNDMGAQMYRASLLYRLGRFDDAIDGYTHVLEKADDALKLRAYIERGLAKEQKQDFASAVDDYTAALTLEKENAPALSRRGVCLERLGKHEEAIADFTHLLERVPAEQTSLIYFNRAGSYRALGRLDEAVVDYTHALEHASDVLPIYIERSISYRLMDRNEEALLDIERALEIDPKNADLLNLRAIEKIQLNDVHGALADLDAAIGLEPKNAAFFANRAGVLENMGEKAKAIDDYTAALRLEPGNAKFYYRRGYLYRLSGKMAESESDYKAATAIEPDLPAYK, encoded by the coding sequence GTGAAAAAAGGGATGAAGACGGCAGCTTTGGCTGCTATTCTGGCAGGTTCTGCGGCTTGGTGCGGATGTTTGCCGGTTGCGGCTTCTGCGGTGGATGATGCGCTTGCACGCACGCTGGGAACGTTCACGCCGGCCGCGCCTGTCGAACCGCAGAAGCCGAAAGCAGAGCAGCGGGAAGAACAGAAGCAGGTGCAGGAAACGCAGCCGAAGAACCCGCCCGAGCAAAAGCAAGAACCCGTGCGTGAGGATCGCCGTGAGCAAAAGCCTGCATCCAATGCTGCTGCTTCGCGAGATGCAGCAAAGCCGGCGCAGACGCTGCCGAAGCCGGATGCGGGCAAGATGGCGCAGGAACTTCCGAAAGAGCAGGGGGAAGTCGCTGGACAATCGCCGGACTTCGCCGCAATTCAGAGCGGAATTGCCAGCTACCAAAAGCGCGATCTCGATGCTGCCTACAGAGAATTCAGCAGGGCGATTGCAATCAATGGAGAAAATCCGACGGCTTTCGTCAATCGCGGCATCGTCTTGCGCGATATGAAGCGCTATGAGGAGGCGCAGAAGGATTTTCTCACGGCGCAGTCTTTCGATTCTCAGAATGCGCTTATTGAATTCGAGATGGGGCTGACCGCGCTTGCCCAAAATGACAGCGGCACGGCGTTCGCGCACATGGATCGAGCCGTTGCCTTACAGCCGAACGATATGGGGGCGCAGATGTATCGCGCTTCCTTGCTCTATCGTCTGGGGCGCTTCGATGATGCCATAGACGGCTACACGCATGTGCTCGAAAAAGCTGATGACGCTCTCAAACTGCGCGCCTATATCGAGCGCGGCTTGGCGAAGGAACAGAAGCAGGATTTTGCTTCTGCCGTGGACGATTATACGGCGGCATTGACGCTCGAAAAGGAAAATGCTCCAGCCTTGAGCCGGCGTGGCGTCTGCCTTGAGCGTCTGGGCAAGCACGAAGAGGCGATTGCAGATTTCACGCATCTTTTGGAAAGGGTGCCCGCCGAACAGACGTCGCTCATTTATTTTAATCGTGCGGGAAGTTATCGTGCACTCGGTCGGCTTGATGAAGCCGTCGTTGATTATACGCATGCATTGGAACACGCGTCGGATGTGCTTCCCATCTACATCGAGCGCTCGATTTCCTATCGTCTGATGGATCGGAACGAAGAGGCGCTCCTCGATATCGAGAGGGCTCTGGAGATCGATCCGAAGAACGCAGATCTTCTCAACTTGCGCGCGATTGAAAAGATCCAGCTCAATGATGTCCACGGAGCACTCGCCGACCTTGATGCAGCAATCGGCCTTGAGCCGAAGAATGCTGCGTTCTTCGCGAATCGCGCGGGTGTATTGGAGAATATGGGCGAGAAGGCGAAGGCCATCGACGACTATACGGCGGCGCTCCGGTTGGAGCCGGGCAATGCCAAGTTCTATTATCGCCGCGGTTATCTCTATCGCCTGTCGGGCAAGATGGCGGAGTCCGAGAGCGACTACAAGGCGGCGACGGCGATCGAGCCGGATCTTCCCGCCTATAAATGA
- the speD gene encoding adenosylmethionine decarboxylase yields the protein MKIIARHLTADLYNCKENKLLDMEMTVASLRRLTEEAGLHILQVDTQVIEKGHFVVLLALKEGHLALHTYTELRYAAGDIFLCDADAEPETLFKGLRSFFKPEKIRTTFLKRGDFGKAKDMKPKIKSRVAPLRRIHNTGAKVIRLLARRNRKKNF from the coding sequence TTGAAGATCATCGCACGGCATCTCACTGCCGACTTATACAACTGCAAAGAAAACAAGCTGCTCGACATGGAGATGACCGTCGCCTCCTTGAGGCGTCTCACCGAAGAAGCCGGCCTTCACATTCTGCAAGTCGACACGCAGGTGATCGAGAAAGGTCATTTCGTCGTCCTCCTCGCACTCAAGGAAGGCCATCTTGCCCTGCACACCTACACGGAGCTCCGCTACGCGGCAGGCGACATCTTCCTCTGTGACGCGGACGCCGAGCCTGAAACGCTCTTCAAGGGTCTTAGGAGTTTCTTCAAACCCGAGAAGATTCGCACGACCTTCCTCAAGCGCGGCGACTTCGGCAAGGCCAAGGACATGAAGCCAAAGATCAAGTCACGCGTCGCGCCGCTTCGGCGCATCCACAACACGGGCGCCAAGGTCATCCGACTTCTCGCGCGCCGCAACCGCAAGAAGAACTTTTGA
- a CDS encoding 5'-methylthioadenosine/S-adenosylhomocysteine nucleosidase, with protein MAGGLSDRAGKTYKGKPPLLIQGAMKVETSHIVEQLDALEEYRLGEWYFASGNYHGVPLAVSRTQWGLANAAATTALAMEFFHPCAVINQGTAGAHDPSLKNFDIVIGRETVNISAWKSHFRARGEGVDEEALDKLGVFAYDKEARRFTQEVCHKADEELFRTALALRNSYKKGSVTEGVIGTADSWNCQVDRVLFLHDFYGTAVEEMEGDAVAQICQTYDVPFLTIRVVSNTVFAGDVDWDLAVGAALQEYVLAVAEAYMKKR; from the coding sequence ATGGCAGGAGGATTATCAGATCGGGCGGGCAAGACATACAAGGGGAAGCCGCCCTTGCTCATTCAAGGTGCGATGAAGGTGGAAACGAGCCATATAGTCGAGCAGCTCGACGCTCTGGAGGAATATCGGCTCGGCGAATGGTACTTCGCCTCGGGCAATTACCATGGCGTGCCTCTCGCCGTTTCGCGCACGCAGTGGGGCTTGGCGAATGCGGCGGCGACGACGGCGCTCGCCATGGAGTTCTTTCATCCCTGCGCCGTCATCAATCAGGGAACAGCCGGGGCGCACGATCCGAGTTTGAAGAATTTCGACATCGTCATAGGCCGGGAAACGGTCAACATATCGGCGTGGAAATCGCACTTTCGCGCACGCGGCGAGGGTGTCGATGAAGAGGCACTCGACAAGCTTGGCGTCTTTGCCTACGACAAGGAAGCGCGTCGCTTCACGCAGGAGGTTTGCCACAAGGCGGACGAGGAGCTTTTTCGGACGGCGCTCGCGCTCAGGAACTCCTACAAGAAGGGAAGCGTGACGGAGGGCGTCATCGGCACGGCGGACAGCTGGAACTGCCAGGTCGACCGTGTGCTCTTTCTGCACGATTTTTACGGCACTGCGGTCGAGGAGATGGAAGGCGATGCCGTCGCGCAAATTTGCCAGACGTACGATGTGCCGTTCCTCACGATCCGCGTCGTTTCCAACACGGTCTTTGCGGGCGACGTCGATTGGGATCTCGCTGTCGGCGCCGCGTTGCAGGAATATGTCCTTGCTGTTGCCGAAGCGTATATGAAGAAGCGTTGA
- a CDS encoding ShlB/FhaC/HecB family hemolysin secretion/activation protein produces the protein MSDKKLAALLVAGGLCVLTGTAGAAPMDSRTSAEKELAASTAAARDGAEKRDAGVSTGKMVVSVSRITVNGTKRMTEDDVKALLPELKKERVNIRKLSMQIQAVNDTGALVLATEFRPAGAGAYDVTINVEEKKSDHFRVSVSNTGTEYTGQWRTGLSYVNTNLSHAADTFGVSFVTSPSKMSDVKVGAISYRRLLPSQQGAVLLNAGYGDVHLDGFRSVSGLYDLNMGGKSTSVDLHYQQNIAYTSREKDIFDFGLSYKRNKADYNLRFGGMPVGYDTEYSVLLASANFIHSERQPNSVFRYNIGIAHNLMGDSKDYKRVMPGSDTHFTLFRAGANYQVRSTSDWIGVLRLQAQYTNNHVVAIEQIGAGGQMSVRGFDERAIGADKGIVGSLEIYSPEIAKNTRLIAFTDFASLANNTDRHTGTAFSSDRIASAGLGVRYNDVKGGFSLSLDYAKILRDADYDLASAKQNGRRWNLMASMDF, from the coding sequence ATGTCAGACAAGAAGCTCGCGGCACTCCTCGTCGCGGGCGGGTTGTGCGTGCTCACGGGCACGGCGGGCGCAGCGCCGATGGATTCGCGCACGAGCGCGGAGAAGGAGCTTGCCGCATCGACGGCAGCTGCGCGTGACGGCGCGGAGAAGCGTGATGCGGGCGTCTCGACGGGAAAGATGGTCGTCTCGGTCAGCCGCATCACCGTCAACGGCACGAAGCGTATGACAGAAGATGATGTCAAGGCGCTTTTGCCCGAGCTCAAGAAGGAGCGCGTCAACATCCGCAAACTCTCGATGCAGATCCAGGCGGTGAATGACACGGGGGCGCTCGTGCTCGCTACGGAGTTCCGCCCGGCAGGTGCGGGAGCCTATGATGTCACGATCAACGTCGAGGAGAAAAAGAGCGATCACTTCCGCGTCAGTGTCAGCAACACGGGAACGGAGTATACCGGACAATGGCGCACAGGACTCAGCTATGTGAATACGAACCTCTCCCATGCCGCAGACACCTTCGGCGTGTCCTTCGTGACCTCGCCGAGCAAGATGTCTGATGTCAAGGTCGGTGCGATCTCCTATCGCCGCCTTCTGCCCTCTCAGCAGGGAGCTGTCCTTCTCAACGCAGGCTACGGTGATGTCCATCTTGACGGCTTCAGGAGCGTCAGCGGCCTCTATGACCTCAACATGGGCGGCAAGAGTACGAGTGTTGACCTGCACTACCAGCAGAATATCGCCTACACCTCGCGTGAGAAAGACATCTTCGACTTTGGCCTGTCCTACAAGAGGAACAAGGCCGACTACAATCTTCGCTTCGGAGGTATGCCCGTCGGTTACGACACCGAATACAGCGTACTTCTCGCATCGGCGAACTTCATCCACAGCGAGCGGCAGCCGAACAGCGTCTTCCGCTACAACATCGGCATTGCCCACAACCTCATGGGCGACAGCAAGGATTACAAGCGCGTCATGCCCGGCAGTGACACGCATTTCACGCTTTTCAGGGCGGGTGCGAACTACCAGGTGCGCTCGACAAGCGACTGGATCGGTGTGCTTCGTCTGCAGGCGCAGTATACGAACAACCACGTCGTCGCCATTGAGCAGATCGGCGCGGGCGGACAGATGAGCGTGCGCGGCTTCGACGAGCGAGCTATCGGCGCGGACAAGGGCATCGTCGGCAGCCTTGAGATCTACAGTCCCGAGATCGCCAAGAATACGCGTCTCATCGCCTTCACGGACTTCGCGAGCCTTGCGAACAACACCGATCGTCATACCGGCACGGCTTTTTCCAGCGATCGCATTGCCTCGGCAGGTCTCGGCGTACGTTATAACGATGTGAAGGGAGGCTTCTCGCTCTCCTTGGACTACGCGAAGATTCTGCGCGACGCGGACTATGACCTCGCATCGGCGAAGCAGAACGGTCGTCGTTGGAACTTGATGGCAAGCATGGACTTCTAA
- a CDS encoding two-partner secretion domain-containing protein, translated as MKWKNSFKKGSLAAFVTLALTGSALAMPTGGTVENGSVNVDAANFGANDAIANVANGATITPQTNSIINWEAFNIAQGEALHFNTTNAALLNRVTGAQMSELLGQMTQVGAKPLFLVNPNGIHIGGTANFDVTNLTLSTLNMDTAEFNRPKGQGEWTLKQGAQGAKELRVDTGAQFNIHNGGSLALTAGKVTVADGVTFVADSAEHGGLYIYAYKENTEGGTKRSLETEAGNTIDFRGKVSGVEYLEMNASSVHLEGAELAGKDIFICSIAKGQVEKTATDEITTMTAASTNTLTVKNTKVTGDQIKMLGGKVDVAKDVNFKFAAGADEAHLNVFAFSKVVNEGKSASTVQGNDVAFHGMVTSDADRDAEVNIGGATVNMDGAKFRMPKGNLSVVAIASSEDSYAEDAGVEKETSLTKATAANVVQADGLDVEGNLHGTQIYGGKVELKNTTIKTPGKIEIEAYTSRDWKHEERTTAHANELKSEKTLYAGKDNAVRLENTRLLNENSDPSWFSRLWIRGGKIEMNNSELASESEVNALAFHSLHERREKPMAESYVHTKEFQMQANAENTVGISSTKIHANRASWDTHEKPDVYADVAGGKVSLTNVEIKATRDVSVSALREMNSEETADGYTGEIKSDTSNALDMRGATIETGGVVEIWGGKTQMKASSVQAGKIDIAAANETRTAYPFREIYPTAETSNTLYLEDVKLKSQANAMDYSDYAGDADLQGGQVALKKTEIDAARASIHSGQMKQGDDGKFYLTKGTTLHMDSTKIETPSYMSRSGAVNLVNGSEIKAKEAFFVAAESYDDSTGKAMVTKDTNLSLWRSKVEADDLGLMTGGLNAWKTTEVKSQKPMNEYAADLVRKDGSSFTMQRDEGSHIIEGGVEIAAPRVSVVTSPKEPSSPLFPLTPDNAQLFEQDKENIAAGKSEAQDIIASAADTEAQGKALTEAVGKINNVPNASSRQKAGVVTGMIQAINEMNTLTTEEKHALQVAVLDAYGAVQEAKTEGSNRTQQANSDAMRLTTTESASANMPTAEEPQDAVHFAG; from the coding sequence ATGAAATGGAAAAACAGCTTCAAGAAAGGATCTCTCGCCGCATTTGTCACGCTCGCCCTCACAGGATCGGCTCTGGCGATGCCGACGGGAGGCACGGTCGAGAACGGCTCCGTCAATGTTGATGCCGCGAACTTCGGCGCGAACGATGCGATCGCCAACGTGGCGAACGGCGCGACCATCACGCCGCAGACGAACAGCATCATCAACTGGGAAGCATTCAATATCGCGCAGGGAGAAGCCTTGCACTTCAATACGACGAACGCCGCGCTCTTGAACCGTGTGACGGGCGCACAGATGTCGGAACTGCTTGGACAGATGACGCAGGTGGGCGCAAAGCCGCTCTTCCTCGTCAATCCGAACGGCATCCACATCGGCGGTACGGCAAACTTCGACGTGACGAATCTGACGCTCTCGACGCTCAATATGGACACGGCAGAATTCAACCGCCCCAAGGGGCAGGGCGAATGGACGCTGAAGCAGGGCGCACAGGGCGCGAAAGAACTACGCGTGGATACGGGCGCACAGTTCAACATCCATAATGGTGGCTCTCTCGCGCTCACGGCGGGTAAGGTCACCGTTGCCGACGGCGTCACCTTCGTCGCGGACAGTGCCGAGCATGGCGGACTTTACATCTATGCCTATAAGGAAAATACTGAAGGCGGTACGAAGCGAAGCCTTGAAACGGAAGCCGGCAATACGATCGACTTCCGCGGCAAGGTTTCCGGCGTAGAATATCTTGAGATGAACGCTTCAAGCGTCCATCTCGAAGGGGCAGAGCTGGCGGGGAAAGACATCTTCATATGCAGCATTGCAAAGGGACAGGTAGAAAAAACGGCAACGGATGAGATCACGACGATGACGGCTGCGTCGACAAATACCTTGACAGTCAAAAATACGAAGGTCACAGGCGATCAGATCAAGATGCTCGGCGGCAAGGTGGATGTAGCCAAGGATGTGAACTTCAAGTTTGCAGCAGGTGCAGACGAAGCGCATCTGAATGTCTTTGCCTTCTCGAAGGTCGTCAATGAGGGCAAGAGTGCTTCTACGGTGCAGGGCAACGATGTAGCATTCCACGGTATGGTGACCTCCGATGCAGATCGTGATGCAGAAGTGAACATCGGCGGCGCAACAGTCAATATGGACGGTGCGAAATTCCGTATGCCGAAGGGGAATCTTTCCGTCGTTGCCATTGCAAGCTCGGAAGATTCTTATGCGGAAGATGCCGGCGTAGAAAAGGAAACCTCCTTGACGAAGGCGACGGCCGCGAATGTCGTGCAGGCAGACGGCTTGGACGTTGAAGGCAATCTGCACGGCACCCAGATTTATGGCGGCAAGGTGGAGCTTAAGAATACGACGATTAAAACGCCAGGCAAGATCGAAATCGAAGCCTATACTTCCCGCGATTGGAAGCACGAAGAAAGAACCACAGCACACGCGAATGAATTAAAATCTGAAAAGACGCTGTATGCGGGAAAAGATAATGCTGTTCGTTTGGAAAATACCAGACTGCTGAATGAAAACTCAGATCCTTCTTGGTTTAGCCGCCTGTGGATTCGCGGTGGCAAAATTGAAATGAATAACTCTGAACTTGCTTCGGAATCCGAGGTAAATGCGTTGGCGTTCCATTCGCTTCATGAAAGGCGCGAGAAGCCGATGGCAGAGAGTTATGTTCATACGAAAGAGTTTCAAATGCAGGCGAACGCCGAGAATACCGTCGGTATCAGCAGTACAAAAATTCATGCCAATCGTGCTTCATGGGATACTCATGAAAAGCCGGACGTCTACGCTGATGTCGCAGGCGGCAAGGTTTCCTTGACGAACGTCGAAATCAAAGCGACTAGAGACGTTTCCGTCTCTGCGCTGAGAGAAATGAATTCAGAGGAAACGGCCGATGGATATACGGGTGAAATCAAGAGTGATACGAGCAATGCCTTGGATATGCGTGGCGCGACGATTGAGACCGGAGGCGTGGTAGAAATCTGGGGTGGCAAGACGCAGATGAAAGCTTCCTCGGTGCAGGCGGGCAAGATCGATATAGCGGCGGCAAACGAGACGCGTACCGCCTATCCGTTCAGAGAGATATATCCGACGGCTGAGACAAGCAATACGCTTTATCTTGAGGACGTAAAGCTCAAGAGTCAAGCGAATGCGATGGACTACTCTGATTACGCTGGTGATGCTGATCTTCAAGGTGGACAGGTCGCCTTGAAGAAGACGGAGATCGACGCTGCGCGTGCGAGCATCCATTCGGGGCAGATGAAACAGGGGGATGACGGCAAGTTCTACCTGACGAAGGGTACGACGCTTCACATGGACAGCACGAAGATCGAAACGCCTTCCTATATGAGCAGGAGCGGTGCAGTGAACCTCGTCAACGGCAGTGAGATCAAGGCGAAGGAGGCCTTCTTTGTCGCCGCCGAGAGTTACGACGACAGCACGGGCAAGGCGATGGTCACGAAGGACACGAACTTGTCGCTGTGGCGCTCGAAGGTGGAAGCCGACGATCTCGGCCTTATGACGGGAGGACTGAACGCTTGGAAGACGACCGAGGTCAAGTCGCAGAAGCCCATGAACGAATATGCAGCCGATCTCGTCCGCAAGGACGGTTCTTCCTTCACGATGCAGCGTGACGAGGGTTCGCATATCATCGAGGGGGGTGTAGAGATTGCAGCGCCGCGCGTGAGTGTTGTGACATCGCCCAAGGAGCCTTCCTCGCCCCTGTTCCCGCTGACGCCGGACAACGCGCAGCTTTTCGAGCAGGACAAGGAGAATATCGCGGCGGGCAAGTCCGAGGCGCAGGATATCATCGCCTCGGCGGCGGATACAGAGGCACAGGGCAAGGCACTCACTGAAGCCGTCGGGAAGATCAACAATGTTCCGAACGCATCGAGCCGCCAGAAAGCGGGCGTCGTCACGGGCATGATCCAGGCGATCAACGAGATGAACACGCTGACGACAGAGGAGAAGCACGCGCTTCAGGTCGCCGTCCTCGATGCCTACGGCGCTGTGCAGGAAGCGAAGACGGAAGGAAGCAACCGCACGCAGCAGGCGAACAGCGACGCCATGCGTCTGACGACGACGGAAAGCGCCTCCGCCAATATGCCGACGGCAGAAGAGCCGCAGGATGCAGTGCATTTCGCAGGGTAA
- the tnpA gene encoding IS200/IS605 family transposase — translation MAQKANSLSHTKWLCKYHIVFTPKYRRKIIYNQYKASIRDILRQLCAYKGVEILEGHLMPDHVHMLVSIPPKLSVSQFMGYLKGKSALMIFDKHANLKYKFGNRHFWAEGYYVSTVGLNEATIRKYIQEQERHDVAMDKLSVKEYEDPFKGSK, via the coding sequence ATGGCACAGAAAGCTAATAGTTTATCGCATACAAAGTGGCTGTGCAAGTATCACATCGTGTTTACGCCTAAATACCGTAGGAAAATCATCTACAATCAGTATAAAGCGAGCATCCGTGACATTTTAAGGCAACTTTGTGCATATAAAGGTGTAGAGATTTTGGAAGGACACTTGATGCCCGATCATGTGCATATGTTGGTAAGCATTCCGCCGAAACTTAGTGTATCACAATTTATGGGATATCTCAAAGGGAAAAGTGCGTTAATGATATTTGACAAACACGCCAATTTGAAATACAAATTTGGCAATCGGCACTTTTGGGCAGAAGGATACTATGTGAGTACGGTTGGCTTAAATGAAGCAACCATTCGCAAGTATATCCAAGAGCAAGAAAGGCATGATGTTGCGATGGATAAGTTGAGTGTGAAGGAATACGAAGACCCTTTTAAGGGTAGCAAGTAG
- the dapB gene encoding 4-hydroxy-tetrahydrodipicolinate reductase — translation MVNVLVSGACGRMGQAVVKAVLADAELSLVAAVDVHGGGDAGEIAGCGKCGVTVATDLAQALLEAKPDVMVDFTRPDVVFSNATLAVQQGVSPVIGTTGMTADEKAQLEALSLEKKTPVFLAPNFAIGAVLMMLMSQQAAKYMPHVEIIELHHDNKLDAPSGTALQTAELIKEARASVRQGHPDEKEKLPGARGAEVDGMRIHSVRLPGFVAHQEVIFGGLGQTLTIRHDSINRESFMPGVVLACKKVRDLAGLVVGLEKLLD, via the coding sequence TTGGTAAATGTGTTGGTCAGCGGAGCTTGCGGCCGCATGGGACAGGCTGTCGTCAAGGCAGTGCTCGCGGATGCGGAGCTTTCCCTCGTCGCTGCTGTCGACGTGCATGGCGGCGGGGATGCGGGAGAGATCGCGGGCTGCGGCAAATGCGGCGTGACGGTGGCGACGGATCTCGCGCAGGCGCTCTTAGAGGCAAAGCCGGATGTCATGGTGGATTTCACGCGGCCGGACGTCGTGTTTTCCAACGCGACGCTCGCCGTGCAGCAAGGGGTCTCGCCCGTCATCGGCACGACGGGCATGACGGCGGACGAAAAGGCGCAGCTCGAAGCGCTGTCGTTGGAGAAGAAGACGCCGGTCTTTCTTGCACCGAACTTCGCCATCGGCGCAGTCCTCATGATGCTCATGAGCCAGCAGGCGGCGAAGTATATGCCGCACGTCGAGATCATCGAGCTGCACCATGACAACAAGCTTGATGCGCCGTCGGGCACGGCCTTGCAGACGGCGGAACTGATCAAGGAGGCGCGTGCGTCCGTGCGGCAGGGGCATCCCGATGAGAAGGAGAAGCTTCCGGGCGCACGCGGCGCTGAGGTCGACGGCATGAGGATTCACAGCGTGCGTCTGCCCGGCTTCGTTGCGCATCAGGAGGTCATCTTCGGCGGTCTCGGTCAGACACTGACGATCCGCCATGACTCCATCAACCGCGAGTCGTTCATGCCGGGCGTTGTGCTCGCTTGCAAGAAGGTCAGGGATCTTGCGGGTCTCGTCGTCGGCTTGGAGAAGCTGCTCGATTGA
- a CDS encoding aspartate-semialdehyde dehydrogenase, with translation MKKYNVAIMGATGAVGQEFLNLIEERKFPFAELRLLASSRSAGKKIAFMGKEYTVAETREDSFEGIDIALFAGGGASKTFAPAAVKAGAVVIDNSSTFRMDKDVPLVVPEVNPEALKEHKGIIANPNCSTIIMVMALKPLRNLAPIKRVVVSTYQAVSGGGKEAMAELEEQVEAIVAKKPVKAEILPGASLKKHYQIAFNLIPQIDIFKENLYTKEEMKMIDETRKILSEPDLRVTATTVRVPVYRSHAESVNIEFVEAVSVEAARKAITAFPGAALNDDPDEQAYPMPLFTSGKDDVEVGRIRFDESVEHGLNLWVCGDQIRKGAALNALQIAEYMIEHEMIG, from the coding sequence ATGAAGAAATATAATGTGGCAATCATGGGCGCGACGGGCGCCGTGGGGCAGGAATTTCTGAACCTCATCGAAGAGCGCAAGTTCCCTTTTGCAGAGCTTCGCTTGCTTGCGTCCTCGCGCTCGGCGGGCAAGAAGATCGCGTTTATGGGCAAGGAATACACGGTGGCAGAGACGCGCGAGGATTCCTTCGAGGGCATTGACATCGCGCTCTTTGCGGGCGGCGGCGCGAGCAAGACATTTGCACCTGCCGCTGTGAAGGCGGGTGCTGTTGTCATTGACAATTCGAGCACGTTCCGCATGGACAAGGATGTGCCGCTCGTCGTGCCCGAGGTCAATCCCGAGGCTTTGAAGGAGCACAAGGGCATCATCGCGAATCCGAACTGCTCGACGATCATCATGGTCATGGCGCTGAAGCCGCTTCGCAATCTCGCGCCCATCAAGCGCGTCGTCGTCTCGACGTATCAGGCCGTTTCGGGCGGCGGCAAGGAGGCGATGGCGGAGCTTGAGGAGCAGGTCGAGGCCATCGTAGCGAAGAAGCCCGTGAAGGCGGAGATTCTGCCGGGCGCATCGCTCAAGAAGCACTATCAAATAGCCTTCAACCTGATTCCGCAGATCGATATCTTCAAGGAAAATCTCTATACGAAGGAAGAAATGAAGATGATCGACGAGACGCGCAAGATTCTTTCTGAGCCTGACTTGCGCGTGACGGCGACGACGGTTCGTGTGCCCGTCTACCGCAGCCATGCGGAGTCGGTCAACATCGAATTTGTGGAAGCGGTCAGCGTCGAGGCAGCGCGAAAGGCGATCACCGCCTTCCCCGGCGCTGCCCTAAACGACGATCCCGACGAGCAGGCTTACCCGATGCCGCTCTTCACCTCGGGCAAGGACGACGTCGAGGTCGGGCGCATCCGTTTCGATGAATCGGTAGAGCACGGTCTGAACCTTTGGGTCTGCGGCGACCAGATCCGCAAGGGCGCGGCGCTCAATGCGCTGCAGATCGCCGAGTACATGATCGAGCATGAGATGATCGGCTGA
- a CDS encoding IreB family regulatory phosphoprotein yields the protein MVSDETMMFRFGAEENKAEVIIREACEAMEEKGYNPINQLVGYLLSGDPAYVTSYKEARSKVRKLERDELLEELVHFYIEAHREKKA from the coding sequence ATGGTCAGCGATGAAACGATGATGTTCCGCTTTGGCGCGGAAGAAAACAAGGCTGAGGTCATCATTCGCGAAGCCTGCGAAGCGATGGAAGAAAAGGGCTACAATCCGATCAACCAGCTTGTCGGATACCTTCTTTCCGGCGATCCTGCCTATGTGACGAGCTACAAGGAAGCGCGCAGCAAGGTACGAAAGCTGGAGCGCGACGAGCTTTTGGAAGAGCTCGTGCATTTCTATATCGAGGCGCATCGGGAGAAGAAGGCGTGA
- the ruvX gene encoding Holliday junction resolvase RuvX, whose protein sequence is MRKRVLALDVGDRTIGVAASDGLGLTAQGVETIRRKSWDKDFARLKELMELYETDTFIVGLPKNMNGTQGERCDVVRDFAQRLQKKFKGSQVVFWDERLSTVAAERSLIAADVSRAKRRKVIDKMAAVFILQGYLDNLGMRVGAVPEEK, encoded by the coding sequence GTGAGGAAGCGAGTTCTTGCGCTCGACGTCGGCGACCGTACGATCGGCGTCGCCGCAAGCGATGGGCTCGGTCTCACGGCGCAAGGCGTCGAGACGATTCGGCGCAAGTCGTGGGACAAGGATTTTGCGCGTCTCAAAGAACTGATGGAGCTTTACGAGACGGACACCTTCATCGTCGGCTTGCCGAAGAACATGAACGGCACGCAGGGCGAGCGCTGCGATGTTGTGCGCGACTTCGCGCAGAGGCTGCAGAAAAAGTTCAAAGGCAGCCAGGTCGTCTTTTGGGACGAGCGACTTTCGACCGTGGCAGCGGAACGCTCGCTGATCGCGGCCGACGTGAGCCGCGCCAAGCGGCGCAAGGTCATAGACAAGATGGCGGCCGTGTTCATCTTGCAGGGATATTTGGACAATCTGGGGATGCGCGTCGGCGCAGTCCCAGAAGAGAAATGA